The DNA sequence TGACGGTCGGTTATTGGTGGTGGCATGTCAGCGGAATCGTCCACTAATAAGTCGAACCCGGCCATTTGGTCTAGACGAACCACTAGGCGTCAACTTCGAAGATGCCTTCGATTTCAACGGCGATCTTGCCAGGCAAGCTGTTCGTTCCGATCGCACTGCGCGCCCCGATCCCATGGTCTTCGCCAAAGACGCTTCCGAATAGTTCACTACATCCGTTGATGACTGATGGCGAATCGGGGAATCCGTCGACACATTGAACCAAGCCCAAAAGCTTGACGACCCGTTTGACTTTATCCAGCGAACCGAAGTGCGATCGCAGGGTCGCCAGCATCGCCAAGCCCGTCTGACGCGCCGCGTCGTAGCCCGCTTCGACATCCAGGTCCAATCCTAGTCGACCGGTGATCAAAGTCTTGTTCGGTAGAAGCGGGCCATGACCGGACAAGTACGCCATCCCGTTAACAACCACGACTGGTTTATAGACGCCGGCAGGTTTGGGAGCGGGGGGAAGTTCCAAGCCGAGGGATTCGAAACGAGCTTCGTTGGACATGTGTCAGACTTGTCTTTCAAGTTCGGGAAAGGTTCAGACAGAGAGACCGGCGATACGCTGTCGCTGCCGGCACAACGCCCATCAGTCTGGCCTGTTTCTATGACCGATACAAGATGATGCACCGTCCGGTCAGATTGGTATATTAACGCCCAAACCAGTCTGGCAGTTTTAAACCATCTTCGACTTGCTTCCCCGCATTATGAATTCACTTAAAGGTAGGCATGCATTGATCAGTGGAGGCACTCGCGGTATCGGCAGCGAAATTGCGGTCGCCGTCGCAAACGCCGGGGCCGATGTGCTGCTGATCGGGTTGGCCGATGATGCCCATGCGCAAGCGACGCTCGAGCGATGCAGGGCTGCCAACGTCCGAGCGGAACTGCTTTGCTGTGATCTGTCGCGATCTCCGGAAACGTATATCAATGAACTGGCCGGCGAAGTCGTTAAACGAATGCCAGAAGTCGACTTGCTCGTCAACAACGCGGGAACTTATCTCGATGTTTCATACTTCGAGATGGATTTCGATCGCTATATCAGGACCATGCACCTGAACGTCAGTGCCGGATACTTCTTGACTCAAGCGATCACAAAACGCTGGGTGGATTCAGGTATCGCAGGGCGGGTTGTATTCACGGGGTCAATCAATGGCATACTCTCGGAACCGAATCACACCGCCTACGACACAAGCAAAGGCGCGGTCGCGGCAATGGTACGCAGCCTCTGCGTGACCCTGGCCCCCCACGATATTCGTGTCAACGCAATGGCACCCGGCTTGGTGCACACCCCGCTGACCGGTCCGGCGATCGACTCGAATAACTTGCGACGTTGGATGGAACTTCACACGCCCAACGGCAAAGTTCCACCCGCCGACGTGTGCGCCGACACGGTGGTGTTTTTGCTAAGCGATGCGGCACGTCACATCCATGGACAAACGATCTATGTCGATGGGGGAATGAGCGTTTGGCAACAACCCGACGCACCGGGAACGTTCTGACTTATCGGGCGACCGCTTTTCAGGCGGCGCCAAATTTTTTCTTCAGGTGATCGCTATTTAAGTGCTTGATCACATCCAGTGGTTCGCAACTGTTGTCGTCCCCATAGTCGATGTCGACCCGGCCAATCGCTTTTGCGGCTTTTAGGGCCGCCTGGTGAAGTCTCTTGTTGCGTTTGCCGATTCCCATGAGCGCGGTGTTCATCGATTCGCGAACCCACATTTGTTCGTCATGAATCCCGGCACGGATTCGATCGACCAGCGCCAGTAAGAAAGCGTCGTCCATTCCCTTGGGCTTTTTCTTCGTTAGCTCATAGATCAGGCCGTACCCACATTGTCGACGGATCGGATCATCATGGTCAATCCATTCACATGCTAGCTCGAACGCAATCGGAGCCTTGGCAAGTGTCGCATCGCAAGACGCGAACACATGGGTGAGGTAACCTCCGCGCAGATCTTCGACCTGCCGTTCGGCTTGTTCTTTTGTAATCTTTTTTGGTTCATCGATCAGCAATCCGACGACCTTAGCGTCGTAGTAGTCCGACTTCCACAGTTGGATCGCCAACTCATGGTCGCGGCCGATTTGTTTTGCGAGCTTGCGCAACTGAGTCAGGCCGATACCGTAGCTCTTTAGGTTGGAGTCTTTCTGCCCCCGTTTATTCCAATGGGCGATCCCACGCTCGTTGGCATTTTCCTTCAGCAGTTTGAGAACGTCGCTTTTTTTCATGGCGGTGTTTCGGAGCAAGGGGAACGGACTCGAAAGACGCGTCGTTGGGGACCGGAGCAAAAACCGGGGCGAACGCCCGGCGGCTGACAAAACCGGGGCGGCTGTTCAGTCACACCCGGTTGTCCATTTTGGGTTGAGCGCACGGCGTGTGAACCGCGAAGAAAGAATTACACGCAAAATTGAAAAACATTCCAACGTCAGCGTGCCATCGACCGTCAGTTATTGAAACTCCTTGATTCCAGATTTTACCGTGTTTTACGGGATGAGAGTATCAAATTCGGAGGCCGGAAGTTGGATTGGCGCGCTCGATGCGTTATCAGATCGACCGTCCGGGGCACGATCGCAAAGGATACAACGATCGTGGCCTTCCCACCGGACCTTCGCAGGCTTCGCACGGTCGAACGAAAAACAACCGCGCTGCCTGACTGTCTCTCCTTGTTGAAGGATAAAGGAATGAAACGTTTAAGCGTCCAGGCTTTGGAAAGTCGTAAATTATTGGCCGCTGATATCGGTATGGTCGACTCGACGTTGCATATCGAAGGCACGACCGGCGATGACATTGCCGAAGTTTACACGGTCGAAAGTTCTGTTGTCGTAAAACTGCAGTCGTTTGATGCCGAAGGTCAAGTGGCTCATTCGAGCGAGCAAACATTTGATGCGGCTGAGATCGATCAGATCATCTTCGAAGCCTTTGCCGGCGACGACCTGTTGGTCAATGACACGTCAATCGATTCGATCATGCGGGCCGGCGGAGGAAACGATGTCGTGATGGGAGGATCCGGAAACGATATCTTGGTCGCCGGAGCTGGGTCAGATACTTTGCTCGGCGGTGGTGGTGATGACATCCTTCTCGGCGGGACCGGCGAAAACGTTGTAATCGACTCCGAACCGGGAGCGGACGCAGAGGCCGATGGCGACCAACCGGTTGCCGATTCCGGCTCAGACACCGATGCAGAAAACAATACCGATGATTCGGCACCTATCGCCGAAGATGGCACCGCCGTCGATGACACAAGCGATACGCCTCCGACGGCAGGTGAACCGGTGACCGAGGATGAGTCAAGTAGTGAATCGGACGCCGACGAAACGCCCGTCGATATTCTTGACGACACCGTGACCGATGGTCAGGCCTGTGGCGACAACGCCGCGACGACGCCGACCGAGGAGGTGACCGATGACGGAGTGATCGATGATGCGGTTTCCGACACTGTCGCCGACGCTGACGTCGAATTCGAAGCCGACCCGATCGATGAACCGGCCATTGATGAACCGGCCATTGATGAACCTGTCGCCGAGGCCGTTGAGCAGGCTGTCACCGAACCCGGAGATGAAACCGACTCGGAGGCTCTCGGCGATTCGGTCGTTGTCGATGATGCAGCGGTTGTCGAGGAATTGGTCGCTGAAGACGATGCCGTCATGGTCGAAACCACCGACGACGCTGCCGATGAAACACTGACATTAACCGAGGATCAAACGCCCGTTGCCGAAACCGTCGAAGACTTGATCGATCAAAGTGCGATTGATGTTGACGACGCGAACGCAGGCGAAGCTGATACACCGGTCCAAGAAGCCATCGGTGACGAAGCTGTCGTTGACGAAAGCACCGAAACGGTTAACGAAGATCAGGCCGAAACCATAGGTGAAACCATCGACCAGCCGACCGCGGTGGATGACACCAGCGGTGAAAGCGTCGATGAAACCAACGAAGAAATGGTCCCTCCGCCGAGCGATAACCTCGATCAACCCGAAGCTGAAACCGGCGCAACGGTCGGTAATGACACTGAGGACCCGCAAGACGAAACCATGAACTCCGACGATTCAAGCGCGCCCGTCGGCCAAACCGAGGATGAAAGCGACGATGACGTGATCTTCGGCGGAGCGGGGAACGATTGGATCTTTGGCGAAGGTGGTGATGACACCGTCTTCGGAGGTGATTCGCCACTTAGCGAAGACGCGTTGGCGGCGCTACTTGCCGACCGCCTCGCCTAAGACGCTTTGCGTGTCTTCACTGTTTTTTGCTGGCACGGCAGGGAAGCCGATTATGCCGGATCGTACGCGCCGCTACCCAAGCCGGGGCCGCGTGGAATGAAGTGACACATCAAGATCCCAAGGAAGTACAAGAACATCAATGGGATTGCTAACGCGACCATGCTGGTCACATCCGCAGGCGTCAGGATCATCGATAGAAAAAAGATCACCAAAATAGCGATCCGCCAGCTACCCACATATGCGGCCGTTTCGATCAACCCGATCCGTTGAAGGAACAACATCACCAGAGGCAATTGAAATGCCAAGCCGAAACCGAGCGGCAATAACAACACAAAATTGATGTAGTGTGTCAGGCGCGGTTCCATTTCCACATCCATGCTACCGTTGAACGCCAACAAGAAATTCAGCACATAGTGCAGCACGAGAAAGAATGCTAACACGACTCCGCTGACAAAAAGTGTGACGCTGACTGGCAGGTAGATATAAACGTATTTGCGTTCATGTTGATGAAGGCCGGCCGCGATGAATTGCCACAGGAAATAGAACACCGCCGGTGACGAGATCACCGCCCCGACGATCAGACCCGCCTTCACCCAAATCATAAACGACTCTTCCACCTTCAGCGTGGTCAATCCAGTCGTATCTCGAATCAATTGCACCTTCGGGAGCAACTGTTCGGGGCTGGGCAGCGAATGAAGCAGGGCGCTCAAATCGCTTGGATCGACGATTTGACCGTCGGCGACTTGAACTGTTTTCAACGTGTCGTCTTTGACAGATTCTGTTTTGGTTTTGTTTTTGTCACCGTCGGATTGGTTCGTTTGTGGATCGGCCGGCGGTGGGGTGACGATCGGAGACGCTGGGGTTTGGAACTCACGAGGAATCTCGTAGACAACTTGCCACTTCAGCGACTGCTTGATCATCGTCGGCAGTAGCGCCTTGACTTTGGGATCATCGAGGTCTTCGTAACCAAGCATGGCCAGGTTCTTCTTGGCGTTGAAATCCAAGATTGCTTCTTTGAGCGGTTCGGAAACGTAGCGGACCACCTTGTTTGCGACGGTCAAACCGATTCCTAGCCCGATCGCTAACGCAAGGATTGCCCGGATCAGACAATGGCGTAATTCTTCGAGGTGCTCGCCGAAAGTCATCGTCGAGTTATCGAACAGGTCATCCTGATTGCGGCTTCCTCGATTCGTCATGTTGGAATGTTTGGCGGCGGAGTCCACGGCGATTCAACCTCTGGCGGGGAATGACTTTGTCTCTTTAACAGACTCGGTCGGGAAGCGATCGATTGAGAAACGATGCGTTCGAGTGATGGAACGAAAACAATGGTTAACCAAAGTCACCCACGGCAGTTTCCTGACCGAACCTGGCGTTCATCCAGAACATTAACGCTGAACACGGGATCGATGTAGAACGCTGGTCCGGGGCCGGGTGACGGAAATTGAACTGCCAGATAGAATGCCACGGCGGAGGGGGTCGGCGTGACAGCTAGCAGCCTAAGCAAACGTCTGTAATAGAGCAGACGCTCCGAGAGCACGACCGGCGTCCGACGACTGCGTTAGACCCGACCGTGAGGATCGCTTCACCTACATTAAAACCAAACAAGCACTGGTTTGTCACCAGTGAATGTCATTTTTCACGACCATTCTCCGATTTTCAAACATGACGCACGCTGACGCCTATCCCCTGCGATTTCGCCCGTTGATCAAGCAGACGATCTGGGGCGGTTCGAAACTCGGGACCATGCTAGGAAAACCCATCGGAGGCAACGGCAATGACGCCGAAAGCTGGGAGATCGTTGACCACGGGAACGACCAAAGTGTACTCGAAAGCGGACCACTCGCTGGCAAAACACTGGCCGAGCTGATCGCGGACGACCCGGTTTGGCTGTTGGGGAGCAAGCATTCCCAGTCAAAGAACCAATTTCCACTGTTGCTGAAGTATTTGGATTGCAATCGTGTCCTTTCGGTACAAGTCCATCCCGATGACGCTTACGGGGCCACCATGCCGGTGCCCGATCTTGGCAAGACAGAAGCCTGGTATGTTGTCGATGCCGATCCTGGTGCGGTGATCTACGCCGGGTTGAAAGCGGGCGTCGACCGCGGACAGCTCGCCGAGGCCGTCCGCGCCGGCGAAACCGAACGCGTCCTGCACTCGTTTGCTCCCGATCCCGGGGACTGTGTTTTCATTCCGGCCGGCACCGTGCATGCCTTAGGAGCTGGGTTGGTGATCGCAGAAATACAGCAATCGAGTGACACCACATTTCGACTTTTTGATTGGAATCGTGTCGGTGCCGATGGCCAACCTAGGCCGCTTCACATTGAGCAATCCCTTGATGTCACGGACTATGAAAGTGGGCCCGTGCCGGCGAGGAAAAGCCACAAGAGTCAGTCCGGATGGCAAACGTTGGTGCAGTGTGACAAATTCACGCTTGATGCTTTGGAGGCGGGCAGCGATTCCGTCGGCGGGGACGAGCACTTTCACATTTTGACCGTACCTAGGGGCTCGGCCACGCTCCAAGCAGGCAATGACACAATCAAACTCGCGCGTGGCCAATCGGTGTTGTTACCGGCAGCAATCGAGACATGTCGAGTCACGGTCGAGAGCGGGGCAACTGTCCTGCATGCGGGGCCACCGTCGGAGTAGCCACCGAGTGCGACTGAGTGGCGCTCGGATTGTCGTTTATCGGATCGCTCCGCGTGCACCGCCCAATGCGACTGATTGGGCGCGGTGTATTAGCCTAGCCAACAACCGGTGTATCCGGTGACTGCGCCGAAACCGTGGCTAACACCATTCGGCTGATCTGCGTTGCAGACGTGAATGTAACACTCGCCCGCGCCGGGACTGAATTCCCGACGTGGGATGCAATGTGTCGATCAGTCGAGCTCGTCGGTGAGGACAAACTCGTGATGGGGCACCTCGCTCTTAACACCGTTGGGTGTCATCACCGCTTGATAAACTCGGTAGTCGATCGATTCGGTGATTGAACGAACCGAACCATCGGCCATGCAAGTGTTGACCAAGCCCGGGTGCATTGATGATGGACGAGCCAATTGTCGGCAATTGGTATAATCCATTTCCATCACGTCAACTCGATCGGCTGCGGCGCTCGATGCTCCGCCATTGATTTTGTGGACCGGAGCGACGGCGGGATAGGTCCCGATGCCGGCGTCGTCTTCGAGATGCCAGATCATACCGGTGGTGAATTTGCCGCGTAGCATGGCCTGCAGCATCGTCGGTGCGCCGCTGCTGCTTGCATTGGTCCAGTTCAGGTTGCCCGAGGCATCAAAGTCTTGCAAGTCGGCCGGCGTTAAGTAGCCAGGCGCGAACCACGCTTCGGCTTGAACGTTCTCACCAAACATGGCCGTGTTCGTTTTGCCGTCACGGATATCTTCGAGCGTCATCTCTCCGCCGACGGTAAATCCTCCGGCAGGTGTCCCGACGTAGCCAAGATTAAACAGGCCATTGCTTTTGTCTTCCGAGCGTGCGAACACGGCTGCGGCACCGGACGTCGTGTAGTTGTCGATCGCGTTGGCAATGAAGGACCCTGGCGTCGAGCTTCCTTTGCCGTTGACGAAACCTGAATCAGTCGAGCCGGTGTTCATGACGTAGGTATTGAATCCGCGCGGACCGTTCTCAACGGTGCTGCTTGGGCATCGCAGAACCGAAAGCGTTGGCCCCGACAGATCGCTGTAGCTGGACCCGGTTGCATCAATAATGGGGTACTTCGCTTGTTGCCAACGGTCGGCAAGAGGCTGATTGTCGAGGTAGGCAAGCAATGGAACCGCGTAGCCACCGATCTTGACGTGCGGTGGCACGGGACTTGGGGAACCGGAATCATCGGCCGGATCGGGAAGACCTGCTCCGGCAAAATCAAACACGCCGTAGGACGTGATGTAGCTCGGCAGGCGTTTCTTTGAGGTGTGAAAATTGATCGTGGCTAAGCCGAGTTGTCGCATGTTGTTTTGACAACTGGCATTTCGCATCGCTTCGCGCGCCGCCTGGACTGCCGGAAGCAGCAACCCGACCAAAATTCCGATGATCGCGATCACGACCAACAATTCGACCAACGTAAAACCAAGTCTTTGACGTTTCATTTGCTCGCACTCCGGACAAAAAGAAGAGAAGAGACCGCAACCCGATCATCAGGTCGATGCATGCGCGAACTCGTCGTCACACTGGCACTTTTTTGTTACGTCGGCATCCATTTTCCTTCACGGCCGCCATTATCGCCGTAAAAACGCTTTCTTGCAAATAAGAAATACGACACCTCTGATCCCGCCCGAATGTGGGGGCTCTTGGCAATTTAACCAGAAATGCGAAGCTGTAGGAATCACGGAAAAGTCATCCGACTTTCACGCCAAGGGTGTTGCGGCGAAGATTTTCGCCGTCGAGCGACTATTCTGTCCTGTTCATCAATCCTGTTCATCAATCCTGTTCAGTCCGGGGATTTGACCTCGTACCATCCCGCAGCTTCGCAACTCATCACTGGGACCCGCGATCGGAGTGTCACTGCTATACCTAGATTATAATCGGACAACGCCTTTGGCCCCGTCGGTGCTAGAGGCGATGCAGCCGTATTGGTCGACGCATTATTTGCTTCCCGGCCAGCAGCACGCCCACGCCCACGCGGTCAGTGAGGCTTTGGAAAACGCACGCGAGTCGATCGCCGCGATGGCAGGTTGTGAGTCGTTTGAAATTGTTTTTACCAGCGGCGGCACCGAAGCGAATAATTTGGCGATTCTGGGGGCGGTCGGTGTGGCCGAACCCGGGCACTTACTCGTCAGTGAGATCGAGCACGAATCTGTACTTGGCCCGATTAAAGGGCTCGCCCAACGCGACCCGCGTTGGCAGGTTGAGGTGATCCCGTGTCGCCCCTGTGGAACGATCGACCCCAGTGTGGTCGAGTCGATGCTGCGTTCAGACACTCGATTGGTTTGTGTCCAAGGTGCCAATGCGGTCCTGGGGACGATTCAGCCGGTGCGTGAAGTTGCTGATCGTTGTCATAATCACGGCGTGCGACTTCATTGCGACGCGACCCAGATGTTTGGCAAAGTTCCGGTCGATATTAAATCGCTGCGCGCCGACACGGCCGCGATCAGCGGGCACAAGTTCTATGGTCCCAAAGGTTCTGGCGCGGTCTATATCCGCCGCGGACTTAAATTGGATCCGATTACCTTCGGGGAACCTCGGGAGATGGGCCTGCGTCCCGGGGCGGAAAATGTCCCGGCTTGCATTGGGCTTGGGGCTGCGGCCAGTTTGGCCGAGCGGTTCTGTTCAAGTCCAAGCGATCAGCTTGCCGGTCTTCGTGATCAACTAATACAACGCCTGTACGAATTGATGGGCGATCCGCCGATTGTGCTCTGTGAAACGACCGAACGCCTGCCCAATACGGTCGCATTGGAATTGCCCGGCGACGCCCGGCGATTGGCCGAATCCTCGCGAGAGTTGGCCATCGCGTCAGCACAAACCAGTTCACCGCCGGATGAGTTCACCCGAAGCCTTCGGGCGATCGGGCGAAGTGAATCAGAAATCGGACGTACGATTCGAGTTTCCGTTGGCTGGACGACCAGTCGCGAACAAGTCGATCGCGCGGCCGAATTGATTGCCACCGCCTACGACTGTTGAATTGTTCGGCTGTCAATCAATACAAGCAGGTGCTTGGGGCATAACGGCCGTGGCTAACGCGAGTCGGCTAGGCCTAACTTTAGAAGTTGGCGAAACACTCGGTTTGAATTGGGGACGAAGCATCATGTGAGCGTTTCGTTGGGGCGGCAGTCGTCTCCTTCGGGAATGCCGACCTCCAGTTCCGGGCCGACTTCCAGCTCGGGGGTCAAAACTGGCGAGGCGTCGATATCGCGAGCGTCCATCAACTCCACGATTCGGTCAAGCGATTTGCTTAGTTCGAGACGTTCTTGCTCGTCTAGCGACTCGAGTCGCGCCAGAAACTGTTCGTGCAGCGGTTGCGGCAGGTTGTCGAGTCGGTTCCATCCCTGGTCGGTCAGTTCAACGCAGACTTTGCGGCGATCCCTTGCCGCACGCTCACGCTTGATGTAGCCGGCTTTCTCGAGTCGATCCAGAATTCGCGAGACCGTGGGGGCAGACAGTTGGACCGTTTCGGCGATGCTGGCGACGGTGGTTTCTTTCTCTCGTGGGGCTTCTGCGATTGAACGCAGGCACAGCATCTGCGGAACGCTGACTCCTGCTTGTCGGCCGACGTACCGCGAGTGTTCGGAGGTTCTCCGGATGATCCGGCGAATCGCTCGCAAAATGTGAAACCCGATTGGTTCGTCTTTATTCACAGAACCCGCCGTCACTCGTCCTACTTTGATTCATTCGATTGGACAACCGCGTCGCCATCGACGGTCACGGTCATCGTTTGCCCAAGAGTCGTTCCCGGGGTAATAAAAAATATCTCGACCCAACGAGTCGAAATCGTGTTCGGCTGTGCCATTCGCTCACGCTCGATTCTTCTTGCAGGGCGGATCACTTGTTTTCCGGATTCGCCCCGCGATTCACAGTGTGGATGCTAGATGATTGGGCAAAATTCGCAACTTCAAAATCTGCAGCCCGGGGGGTGTGTGCCCCGTTTTCCGATCACGCTAACCAGTTTCCGAATCCGAGGCTTGGGGCAATCGATGCACTTTCCCGATCGGAAATGGTGCTTTACTGCGGTTCGTCATTACGTCTAACCGGACCAAGTTTGCCTCGGTTGAGCCGTCATAACCGTGGTGAACTTCCTTCGACCGATGTGTTGCACCCAGGCGACGAGTCGGAACTAAGCGTTAGTTTAGCGTCGATGACGCAATAGTGAAGATTGTTTCAGTAGCAATGTTTGCTATTGCAATTATTTCAGCAGCACGTAACCTTGGGGAGAGCATCACTTCTCGATTAGTCCTGGCGCCCGCAAAGGAGTTGGCGGCGGCACAGGGACGTTGGTGTTCGGTCGACTGAACTTGCCTGTGGGCGAGTTTGTCTTGCGCCGGGCTCGCCTCGCGAGTCGGTCCCTCTGTGGCATAGGTTTCTGTGTTGACGGTGCGGCGGCGTCGGTGGAGTCGATCTCGCGCGATCTGCAACTGTCGGAGTCGCGATCTCTTGAGCGCAGTCGGTTTGCGCTCTTTCTACGAAGTACACGCACTGAGGTTATCTCATGACGGAATTCACCGAGATGAAGACGTATGACATTCAACAAATCGGTGACGCGGGCAGTGTTTTGGCAACCATTCCCATTGACGCGATCAGTGGAGAAGCGGCTGCAAAGCAATTGAAGTCGGTGGAACGCGGGACTGAAAAGATCGTCGTCTGTCTGGACGGCGCCCCGATGAATGAAATGGGAGTCGATTATTGGCAAAAGCGGGTTCGGCGTCGTTAGTGATCAGCGGCCAATGCTTGAAGGCAGCTCCTTGAAGGCAGCGGCGGTACACCCGAGAGACGTGCAATTCCACAGGTGAATGAACGGTCCGTTGCGGCGATGTTTTCTGCGAAGAGAGCTTGTGCCCTGCCCGAGAGATTCAATTTGAGGTCATGCTGACATACAAAAAACGCCGGCGACAGTTTTTCGTCGCTTGGAAGCCCATGGCAAAGTTCTTCGCCGTTATCGTCGCGATCGGACTAGCGGCAGATTTGAAAGCGAACGCAGATTCCAAATCGACAGAGCCTGGTGGGGCGGCTTCCCCGTTCGACTTTGTCGACCTGCCTTCGTCGCCGGCCCGCGAAGGATACGTCACGCTGTCCTGGGAACCATACGAGGCCGCGTCTCGTTATGAGGTGGTCGACGGTGGCGGAAAGGTCATCCACTCGGGTGTATTTCCCCAAGCGTTTATTTCTGGGTTGTCCGATGGCGAATATCGGTATCGCGTTCGTGCGGTCAATGCGTCAGGCGAAATCCTTGTGCAGTCCGCGTCGACTGCGACGATCGAGGTTTCGCATTGGCCTGCGATTTATGTCTGGCCGCTACTAGGAGTCGGGTTCTTCGTCGTCGCCGCAGTTGTCTTTGTGATTGTCGCCGGTGAGCGTTGGGCGAGCACGGAGGAGGTGTCACGATGACGATTGCGCAAGTTTCGGGTGACACCATCTTGACCGCCCAGGCTGGCTACATTTTGCTCGCGATCTTCAGCGTCTTGTGGGTGAGCCTTGGGTTGTGGTGGGGCCGCAAGGCGAAGTCTTATGACGGGTTTTCGGTAGCGGGGCGAAATGTTGGACTTGCGTTGGCCACCGCCACCGCCGTCGCCACATGGATTACTTCGAATACGACGATGTTGGCGCCGCAATTCGCGCTGCAACTCGGAATTTGGGGGGCGCTCGCTTACTGCACGGCCAGTTTCGGGCTGTTCGCGTTTGCGCCGATGAGTGGGCGCATTCGTAAGCTGATGCCCAATGGGTTCACGGCGGTCGAGTTTGTGCGTCAACGTTACGGCCGGCTCGGGTCGATTCCGTTTTTGATCATCTCATTGTTTTATGCCATCACTTGGTTGGTTTCGATGACGATGGCCGGGGGAAAGCTGCTCTATGTGCTCTCGGGAATCCCCTATGAAGTTGGAATGACGGTGGTATTGGGCGTCTGTGTTCTCTACACGCTCTTCGGTGGAATGTATGCGGTCATCGGAACCGACTTCATCCAAAGCTTGATCATCTTGATTGGCTTAGTGGTCGTTGCGATCGCGGTGTTGACGCAGGTGGACATCACCGAAGTTCATCACACATTGCAAGTCGAGCGGCCGATGTTGTTGGACGTGCTTTTCCCAGCCGCACTGATGGCGTTGTTCAACAATATGTTGTTCGCCTTCGGTGAAATTTTCCACAGTAACGTCTGGTGGAGCCGGGCCTTTGCGATGCGTGATGGGATCGGACCAAAGGCATACGCGCTCGGCGGTTTGATCTGGTTGCCGGTGCCGATCGTCGCCGGATTTCTTGGTTTAGCCGCTCCCGCACTTGGAATTGGCATCAGCCAGCCCGACACGGTCGGCCCGCTTGTGGCGGCAACGTTACTCGGGACAGGTGGTGCGTTGATGGTGTTCATCGTGGTTTTTTGTTCGCTGGCATCGAGCATCGACAGCCTGTTGGCCGCGACCGGGGACCTGATCGTCAACGACATCGCCGAA is a window from the Roseiconus lacunae genome containing:
- a CDS encoding MarR family winged helix-turn-helix transcriptional regulator gives rise to the protein MNKDEPIGFHILRAIRRIIRRTSEHSRYVGRQAGVSVPQMLCLRSIAEAPREKETTVASIAETVQLSAPTVSRILDRLEKAGYIKRERAARDRRKVCVELTDQGWNRLDNLPQPLHEQFLARLESLDEQERLELSKSLDRIVELMDARDIDASPVLTPELEVGPELEVGIPEGDDCRPNETLT
- a CDS encoding fibronectin type III domain-containing protein → MLTYKKRRRQFFVAWKPMAKFFAVIVAIGLAADLKANADSKSTEPGGAASPFDFVDLPSSPAREGYVTLSWEPYEAASRYEVVDGGGKVIHSGVFPQAFISGLSDGEYRYRVRAVNASGEILVQSASTATIEVSHWPAIYVWPLLGVGFFVVAAVVFVIVAGERWASTEEVSR
- a CDS encoding sodium:solute symporter family protein, coding for MTIAQVSGDTILTAQAGYILLAIFSVLWVSLGLWWGRKAKSYDGFSVAGRNVGLALATATAVATWITSNTTMLAPQFALQLGIWGALAYCTASFGLFAFAPMSGRIRKLMPNGFTAVEFVRQRYGRLGSIPFLIISLFYAITWLVSMTMAGGKLLYVLSGIPYEVGMTVVLGVCVLYTLFGGMYAVIGTDFIQSLIILIGLVVVAIAVLTQVDITEVHHTLQVERPMLLDVLFPAALMALFNNMLFAFGEIFHSNVWWSRAFAMRDGIGPKAYALGGLIWLPVPIVAGFLGLAAPALGIGISQPDTVGPLVAATLLGTGGALMVFIVVFCSLASSIDSLLAATGDLIVNDIAEPLSRSPVNDLIKRRWSSYAVIGLGILAWCLAIPNYGTLATVLFFAGPMVGSCLWPIVGGLYFRWASPIAACSSMVLGSVVGLVAYFTIGWFTASLIGAATSGMVFITTSLIWKDNFNFASLASSSNSELAGPEARLEPVE